A genomic window from Triticum urartu cultivar G1812 chromosome 7, Tu2.1, whole genome shotgun sequence includes:
- the LOC125521812 gene encoding probable galactinol--sucrose galactosyltransferase 2, producing the protein MAEYHAAAWAVGGCAIYMSDKPENHDFDLLRKLVFPDGSILRAKLPGRQTALPLSRKFRAMEASRACWYFLARSPTSSTSSPTTTTPRTRCSALAHV; encoded by the exons ATGGCGGAATACCACGCCGCAGCATGGGCAGTCGGCGGTTGCGCTATATACATGAG TGACAAACCCGAAAACCATGACTTCGATCTGCTGAGGAAGCTTGTGTTTCCTGACGGATCAATCCTGCGAGCCAAACTGCCCGGGAGACAAACTGCACTACCGTTGTCGCGGAAATTCCGTGCGATGGAAGCTTCTAGAGCCTGCTGGTACTTCCTAGCCAGAAGCCCCACGAGCTCGACGTCCAGCCCTACAACCACCACCCCACGCACAAG gtgctctgctcttgctcacGTCTAG